The Vitis riparia cultivar Riparia Gloire de Montpellier isolate 1030 chromosome 3, EGFV_Vit.rip_1.0, whole genome shotgun sequence genome includes a region encoding these proteins:
- the LOC117911803 gene encoding uncharacterized protein LOC117911803 isoform X5 produces the protein MARTGVAKTQMLFLRGAKPVWRGLSKVAGAEGAPGKARGRTDGADHKGDGSSSSWVPHPRTGIYIPEGHDHMMDDVPDGAASFGQTYWLRTVDGVDKPDPDV, from the exons ATGGCTAGAACTGGTGTAGCCAAAACACAGATGTTATTTCTTAG GGGAGCAAAGCCGGTGTGGCGGGGCTTGAGTAAGGTAGCTGGGGCTGAGGGGGCGCCGGGGAAAGCTAGAGGACGGACGGATGGTGCTGATCATAAGGGCGACGGCTCATCGTCCAGCTGGGTGCCGCACCCTCGGACTGGGATATACATCCCCGAAGGGCATGACCATATGATGGACGATGTCCCGGATGGTGCAGCCTCCTTTGGCCAGACTTACTGGTTGAGGACTGTGGATGGAGTGGACAAACCGGACCCTGATGTTTGA
- the LOC117911803 gene encoding uncharacterized protein LOC117911803 isoform X2 produces the protein MARTGVAKTQMLFLSSCRGAKPVWRGLSKVAGAEGAPGKARGRTDGADHKGDGSSSSWVPHPRTGIYIPEGHDHMMDDVPDGAASFGQTYWLRTVDGVDKPDPDV, from the exons ATGGCTAGAACTGGTGTAGCCAAAACACAGATGTTATTTCTTAG TTCATGCAGGGGAGCAAAGCCGGTGTGGCGGGGCTTGAGTAAGGTAGCTGGGGCTGAGGGGGCGCCGGGGAAAGCTAGAGGACGGACGGATGGTGCTGATCATAAGGGCGACGGCTCATCGTCCAGCTGGGTGCCGCACCCTCGGACTGGGATATACATCCCCGAAGGGCATGACCATATGATGGACGATGTCCCGGATGGTGCAGCCTCCTTTGGCCAGACTTACTGGTTGAGGACTGTGGATGGAGTGGACAAACCGGACCCTGATGTTTGA